Proteins from a single region of Pseudomonas quebecensis:
- the algW gene encoding Do family serine endopeptidase AlgW, which translates to MLKALRFFGWPLLAGVLIAMLIIQRFPQLVGLPSLDVNLQQAPQTTTVVQGPVTYADAVVIAAPAVVNLYTTKVINKPAHPLFEDPQFRRYFGDNGPKQRRMESSLGSGVIMSPEGYILTNNHVTSGADQIVVALRDGRETLARVVGSDPETDLAVLKIDLKNLPAITLGRSDGLRVGDVALAIGNPFGVGQTVTMGIISATGRNQLGLNSYEDFIQTDAAINPGNSGGALVDANGNLTGINTAIFSKSGGSQGIGFAIPVKLAMEVMKSIIEHGQVIRGWLGIEVQPLTKELAESFGLTGRPGIVVAGIFRDGPAQKAGLQLGDVILSINGEPAGDGRKSMNQVARIKPTEKVAIQVMRNGKEIKLSAEIGLRPPPAPVKEEE; encoded by the coding sequence ATGCTCAAGGCGCTGCGTTTTTTTGGATGGCCATTGCTGGCCGGCGTGCTGATCGCGATGCTGATCATTCAGCGTTTCCCCCAGTTGGTGGGCTTACCCAGCCTTGATGTGAACCTGCAACAGGCCCCGCAGACCACCACAGTGGTGCAAGGCCCGGTGACCTATGCCGACGCAGTGGTGATCGCCGCTCCGGCGGTGGTCAACCTGTACACCACCAAAGTCATCAACAAACCGGCGCATCCGCTGTTTGAAGACCCACAGTTCCGCCGCTACTTCGGTGACAACGGGCCCAAACAGCGGCGCATGGAGTCCAGCCTGGGTTCCGGCGTGATCATGAGCCCCGAAGGCTACATTCTCACCAATAACCACGTGACCAGCGGCGCCGATCAGATTGTGGTGGCCCTGCGTGACGGCCGCGAAACCCTGGCCCGTGTGGTGGGCAGCGATCCGGAGACGGACCTGGCGGTGCTGAAGATCGATTTGAAGAACCTGCCTGCGATCACCCTCGGCCGCTCCGATGGTTTGCGCGTAGGCGATGTCGCGCTGGCGATCGGCAACCCGTTCGGGGTCGGTCAGACCGTGACCATGGGCATCATCAGCGCCACCGGGCGCAATCAGTTGGGCCTAAACAGCTACGAAGACTTTATCCAGACCGACGCCGCGATCAACCCGGGTAACTCCGGCGGCGCGCTGGTGGATGCCAATGGCAACCTGACCGGCATCAACACGGCGATTTTCTCCAAGTCCGGCGGCTCCCAGGGCATCGGGTTTGCGATTCCGGTGAAGCTGGCGATGGAGGTGATGAAGTCGATCATCGAACACGGCCAGGTGATTCGCGGCTGGCTGGGCATCGAAGTGCAGCCACTGACCAAAGAGCTGGCCGAGTCGTTCGGCCTGACCGGGCGCCCCGGCATCGTGGTGGCGGGGATCTTCCGCGACGGCCCGGCGCAGAAGGCCGGCCTGCAACTGGGTGACGTGATTCTGAGCATCAACGGCGAACCGGCCGGCGACGGGCGCAAGTCGATGAACCAGGTGGCGCGGATCAAGCCAACCGAGAAGGTTGCGATCCAGGTCATGCGCAATGGCAAGGAGATCAAGTTGTCAGCCGAAATCGGCCTGCGCCCACCGCCTGCCCCAGTAAAAGAAGAGGAATAA
- a CDS encoding four helix bundle protein, producing MDFEKLVVWQRSKCLAVGVYRELAQCRDLGFKDQITRSALSVPSNIAEGTERRSAKEKARFLWIAKASCGELRTQILIGSDIAYIARPLAENWITETRELSKMLCGLINKISD from the coding sequence ATGGACTTCGAGAAGTTGGTCGTTTGGCAGAGAAGCAAATGTTTAGCGGTGGGAGTTTACCGGGAGTTGGCGCAATGCAGGGATCTTGGTTTTAAGGACCAGATCACTCGCTCTGCACTTTCGGTGCCCTCCAATATTGCTGAGGGTACGGAGCGTCGCAGTGCTAAAGAAAAGGCGCGTTTTCTTTGGATAGCGAAGGCTTCTTGTGGTGAGTTACGGACACAGATTCTCATCGGTAGCGACATTGCTTACATCGCCCGCCCGCTGGCTGAAAACTGGATTACAGAAACTCGCGAGCTCTCAAAAATGCTCTGCGGCCTGATCAACAAAATTTCTGACTAG
- a CDS encoding TIGR01777 family oxidoreductase produces MHILLTGGTGLIGRQLCQHWLAQGHRLTVWSRHPEEVASLCGAQVLGVARLEEVIGAVDAVVNLAGAPIADRPWTHKRKALLWSSRISLTETLLAWLEGLEQKPAVLVSGSAVGWYGDGGERELTEASGPVQDDFPSQLCIAWEETAQRAEALGIRVVLVRTGLVLAAQGGFLSRLLLPFKLALGGPIGDGRQWMPWVHIKDQIALIDFLLHKEDASGPYNACAPHPVRNREFAKTLGQVLHRPAFMPMPAFALKVGLGELSGLLLGGQKAVPERLLAAGFTFQFTELRAALDDLSTRL; encoded by the coding sequence ATGCATATTTTGCTGACCGGCGGTACCGGCTTGATCGGTCGCCAGCTCTGCCAACACTGGCTGGCCCAGGGGCATCGCCTGACCGTGTGGAGCCGTCATCCGGAAGAAGTGGCGTCGCTGTGCGGCGCACAAGTACTGGGCGTTGCGCGCCTGGAAGAGGTGATCGGCGCAGTGGATGCGGTGGTCAACCTGGCCGGCGCACCCATCGCCGACCGCCCGTGGACCCATAAGCGCAAGGCACTGCTGTGGAGCAGTCGCATCAGTCTTACCGAAACCCTGCTGGCCTGGCTCGAAGGCCTTGAGCAGAAACCGGCGGTGCTGGTGTCGGGCTCTGCGGTGGGTTGGTACGGCGACGGCGGCGAGCGCGAACTGACCGAAGCCAGCGGCCCGGTGCAGGACGATTTCCCCAGCCAGTTGTGCATCGCCTGGGAAGAAACCGCCCAGCGCGCCGAAGCCCTGGGCATTCGCGTGGTACTGGTGCGTACCGGCCTGGTGCTGGCTGCGCAGGGCGGCTTTTTGTCGCGGTTGCTGCTGCCCTTCAAACTGGCGCTGGGCGGGCCGATCGGCGATGGACGGCAGTGGATGCCGTGGGTGCATATCAAGGATCAAATCGCCCTGATTGATTTTCTTCTGCACAAGGAAGACGCCAGCGGTCCTTATAATGCGTGCGCGCCACACCCGGTGCGTAACCGAGAGTTCGCCAAAACCCTGGGCCAGGTGCTGCATCGTCCGGCGTTCATGCCCATGCCGGCCTTCGCGCTGAAGGTGGGGCTGGGCGAGTTGTCGGGGTTATTGCTGGGCGGGCAGAAGGCCGTACCCGAACGGTTGCTGGCGGCCGGTTTCACTTTCCAGTTCACTGAGTTGCGCGCGGCTCTGGACGACTTGTCCACCCGCCTCTAG
- a CDS encoding TonB-dependent siderophore receptor: MPSRKIAPLAGLALGLLLDPAFAEDNRLELEAISVTTDAYESAAGPVKGYRATRSASATKTDTALRDIPQSISVIPATVLKDLGSTNVERALEFAGGVSKQNNFGGLTLYEYSVRGFTTSEFYQDGFSANRGYPSTPDTANIERIEVLKGPAASLYGRGDPGGTVNIVTKKPQPEAFTTLQTSAGSWDRYRTALDVNTPLDSQANVLSRVNLAVEDNHSFRDHVGSKRVFVAPSFSWQLDPDTTLLVESEFVRHSSTFDRGIVDAPGVSRRTFLGEPNDGNIDNHNNRLQATLEHHLNDAWKLRLASHYKQGSLWGDASENRALNADGHTLNRRYRERSMRWHDSITQLELRGLFDIGSWQHELLVGTEYEDYRKNERVTAVAGSYPIDLYNPVYGQPKPNGARSGTDFFEQTRSHALNLQDQIVFTDRLRGMIGARVEHFEQTVDDFTRNAPTSRQTHDALTQRAGLLYQLTPEIGVFANASTSFKPNSGLDATGKTFKPEEGVGYEVGVKSELFDDRLSATLAAFHIEKENVLALDPATNTNRAMGKARSQGFDLQLTGQVTDAVRVIGAFAYIDAEVTKGDNTIPAGSRILGVAKRSGSLLGVYEFQEGALRGSDLGAAFTYVGDRSGEAGGSFELPAYHTVDLLAHYKATQNVTVGLNLNNLFDEKYYERSYSSYWVSPGEPRNLTVSLTLDL, translated from the coding sequence ATGCCGTCTCGAAAAATCGCTCCCCTGGCTGGCCTGGCCCTGGGGTTGCTGCTGGACCCGGCCTTCGCCGAAGACAACCGCCTGGAACTGGAAGCCATCAGCGTCACCACCGATGCCTATGAATCCGCCGCCGGCCCGGTCAAGGGCTACCGCGCCACCCGCTCCGCCAGCGCGACCAAAACCGACACGGCCCTGCGCGACATCCCACAGTCCATCAGCGTGATTCCGGCCACGGTGCTCAAGGACCTGGGCAGCACCAACGTGGAACGCGCGCTGGAATTCGCCGGTGGGGTGTCCAAGCAAAACAATTTCGGCGGCCTGACCCTTTACGAATACAGCGTGCGCGGTTTCACCACGTCGGAGTTCTACCAGGACGGCTTCAGCGCCAACCGTGGCTACCCGAGCACGCCGGACACCGCCAATATCGAACGTATCGAAGTGCTCAAGGGCCCTGCCGCGAGCCTCTACGGACGCGGCGATCCCGGCGGTACGGTGAATATCGTCACCAAAAAGCCTCAACCCGAAGCCTTCACCACCCTGCAAACCAGCGCAGGCAGTTGGGATCGTTATCGCACCGCACTGGACGTCAACACCCCGCTGGACAGCCAAGCTAACGTGCTGTCACGGGTCAACCTGGCGGTGGAGGACAACCACAGTTTCCGCGATCACGTCGGCAGCAAGCGGGTGTTTGTCGCGCCGTCGTTCAGTTGGCAATTGGACCCGGACACCACGCTCTTGGTGGAAAGTGAGTTCGTGCGCCACAGCTCCACCTTCGACCGTGGCATCGTCGACGCTCCCGGCGTATCGCGCCGCACATTCCTCGGCGAACCCAACGACGGCAACATCGACAACCACAACAACCGCCTGCAGGCGACCCTCGAACATCACCTCAACGATGCCTGGAAACTGCGCCTGGCCAGCCACTACAAACAAGGCAGCCTGTGGGGCGATGCTTCGGAAAACCGCGCGCTGAATGCCGACGGTCACACCCTCAATCGCCGTTACCGCGAACGCTCCATGCGCTGGCACGACAGCATCACCCAGCTGGAACTGCGCGGCCTGTTCGACATCGGCAGTTGGCAGCACGAGCTGTTGGTGGGCACCGAATACGAGGACTACCGCAAGAACGAGCGCGTGACTGCGGTCGCGGGGAGCTACCCCATCGACCTTTACAACCCGGTCTACGGCCAGCCCAAACCCAACGGCGCGCGCTCCGGCACTGACTTCTTCGAGCAGACCAGAAGCCACGCCTTGAACCTGCAGGACCAGATCGTCTTCACCGACCGCCTGCGCGGCATGATTGGCGCGCGCGTTGAGCATTTCGAACAAACCGTCGATGACTTTACCCGTAACGCCCCAACCAGCCGCCAAACCCACGACGCCCTGACTCAGCGCGCAGGATTGCTTTACCAGCTCACGCCAGAAATCGGTGTGTTCGCCAACGCCTCGACCTCGTTCAAGCCCAATAGCGGCCTGGACGCTACGGGCAAAACCTTCAAGCCTGAAGAAGGCGTGGGCTATGAAGTGGGGGTCAAAAGCGAACTGTTCGACGACCGCCTCAGCGCCACCCTCGCCGCCTTCCATATCGAAAAGGAAAACGTGCTGGCCCTCGACCCGGCCACCAACACCAACCGCGCCATGGGCAAGGCCCGCAGCCAGGGTTTCGATCTGCAACTGACCGGGCAAGTGACCGACGCCGTGCGCGTGATCGGCGCCTTCGCCTACATCGATGCCGAGGTGACCAAGGGTGACAACACCATTCCAGCCGGCAGCCGCATCCTTGGCGTGGCCAAGCGCAGCGGCAGTCTGTTGGGGGTGTATGAATTCCAGGAGGGCGCCCTGCGCGGCTCGGACCTGGGCGCAGCATTCACCTATGTGGGGGACCGCTCGGGGGAAGCCGGCGGCAGCTTTGAACTGCCCGCCTACCACACCGTCGACCTGCTGGCCCATTACAAAGCCACGCAAAACGTGACGGTGGGCCTGAACCTTAACAACCTGTTCGATGAAAAGTACTACGAACGGTCCTACAGCAGTTACTGGGTCAGCCCAGGCGAACCGCGCAATCTCACGGTCAGCCTGACCCTCGACCTATAA
- the cysD gene encoding sulfate adenylyltransferase subunit CysD translates to MVDKLTHLKQLEAESIHIIREVAAEFDNPVMLYSIGKDSAVMLHLARKAFFPGKLPFPVMHVDTRWKFQEMYKFRDKMVEELGLELITHVNPDGVAQGINPFTHGSAKHTDIMKTEGLKQALDKYGFDAAFGGARRDEEKSRAKERVYSFRDSKHRWDPKNQRPELWNVYNGNVNKGESIRVFPLSNWTELDIWQYIYLEGIPIVPLYFAAEREVIEKNGTLIMIDDDRILEHLSDEDKARIVKKKVRFRTLGCYPLTGAVESEAETLTDIIQEMLLTRTSERQGRVIDHDGAGSMEDKKRQGYF, encoded by the coding sequence ATGGTCGACAAACTGACGCATCTGAAACAGCTGGAGGCGGAAAGCATCCACATCATCCGCGAGGTCGCCGCCGAGTTCGACAACCCGGTGATGCTCTACTCGATCGGTAAAGACTCCGCCGTGATGCTGCACCTGGCACGCAAGGCGTTTTTCCCGGGCAAGCTGCCATTCCCGGTGATGCACGTCGACACCCGCTGGAAATTCCAGGAGATGTACAAGTTCCGCGACAAAATGGTCGAAGAACTGGGCCTGGAGTTGATCACCCACGTCAATCCGGATGGGGTGGCGCAGGGCATCAACCCGTTCACCCACGGCAGCGCCAAGCACACCGACATCATGAAAACCGAGGGCCTCAAGCAGGCCCTGGACAAGTATGGTTTCGACGCAGCATTCGGCGGCGCCCGTCGCGATGAAGAGAAATCCCGCGCCAAAGAGCGCGTGTACTCGTTCCGCGACAGCAAACACCGCTGGGACCCGAAGAACCAGCGTCCGGAGCTGTGGAACGTCTACAACGGCAACGTCAACAAGGGCGAGTCGATCCGCGTGTTCCCGCTGTCCAACTGGACCGAGCTGGACATCTGGCAGTACATCTACCTGGAAGGCATCCCGATCGTGCCGCTGTACTTCGCCGCCGAGCGTGAGGTGATCGAGAAGAACGGCACGTTGATCATGATCGACGACGACCGCATCCTTGAGCACCTGTCCGACGAAGACAAAGCCCGTATCGTCAAAAAGAAAGTCCGTTTCCGTACTCTTGGCTGCTACCCGTTGACGGGCGCGGTGGAGTCCGAAGCCGAAACGCTGACGGACATCATTCAGGAAATGCTCCTGACGCGAACTTCCGAGCGCCAGGGCCGGGTCATCGACCATGATGGCGCCGGCTCCATGGAAGATAAAAAACGGCAGGGGTACTTTTAA
- the hemH gene encoding ferrochelatase encodes MTDHALLLVNLGSPASTSVADVRSYLNQFLMDPYVIDLPWPVRRLLVSLILIKRPEQSAHAYASIWWEEGSPLVVLSRRLQAQMTAQWTQGPVELAMRYGEPSLETTLTRLAAQGIRKVTLAPLYPQFADSTVTTVIEEAQRVVRDKKLDVQFSILQPFYDQPEYIEALAASARTYVEQDYDHLLLSFHGLPERHLTKLDPTGQHCFKDADCCRNASPQVLATCYRAQCFAVARDFAARLGLPDGKWSVAFQSRLGRAKWIEPYTEARLEALAQQGVKKLLVMCPAFVADCIETLEEIGDRGREQFREAGGEELVLVPCLNDDPQWAAALNTLCERAPQQL; translated from the coding sequence ATGACGGATCACGCGTTGTTACTGGTCAACCTGGGTTCACCGGCGTCCACTTCGGTGGCCGATGTGCGCAGCTACCTCAACCAGTTTTTGATGGACCCTTATGTGATCGACCTGCCATGGCCGGTGCGACGCCTTTTGGTCTCGCTGATCCTGATCAAGCGCCCGGAGCAGTCGGCGCACGCCTATGCGTCGATCTGGTGGGAGGAGGGCTCGCCGCTGGTGGTACTCAGCCGGCGCCTGCAAGCGCAGATGACCGCGCAATGGACCCAAGGCCCGGTGGAGTTGGCGATGCGTTACGGCGAGCCGTCCCTGGAAACCACCCTGACGCGCCTGGCCGCCCAGGGCATCCGCAAAGTCACGCTCGCGCCGTTGTACCCGCAGTTTGCCGACAGCACCGTGACTACGGTGATCGAAGAAGCCCAGCGCGTGGTGCGTGATAAGAAACTGGATGTGCAGTTTTCGATCCTGCAGCCGTTCTACGATCAGCCGGAGTACATCGAGGCATTGGCGGCGAGCGCTCGGACATATGTGGAGCAGGATTACGATCACCTGCTGCTGAGTTTTCACGGCCTGCCGGAGCGGCACCTGACCAAGCTCGACCCCACCGGCCAGCATTGTTTCAAAGATGCCGACTGCTGCAGGAACGCGTCGCCGCAGGTGCTTGCCACCTGCTATCGCGCGCAGTGCTTCGCCGTCGCCCGTGATTTCGCTGCACGCCTGGGTTTACCGGACGGCAAATGGTCGGTGGCATTCCAGTCGCGGCTGGGCCGCGCGAAGTGGATCGAACCCTACACCGAGGCGCGCCTGGAGGCGCTGGCCCAGCAAGGCGTGAAAAAGCTGCTGGTGATGTGCCCGGCGTTCGTCGCCGATTGCATCGAGACTCTGGAAGAGATCGGCGATCGCGGCCGCGAGCAGTTCCGTGAGGCCGGTGGCGAAGAGCTGGTGCTGGTGCCCTGTCTGAACGACGACCCGCAGTGGGCGGCGGCGCTCAATACCCTGTGCGAGCGCGCGCCGCAGCAACTTTAG
- the cysN gene encoding sulfate adenylyltransferase subunit CysN, producing MSHQSDLISEDILAYLGQHERKEMLRFLTCGNVDDGKSTLIGRLLHDSKMIYEDHLEAITRDSKKSGTTGDDIDLALLVDGLQAEREQGITIDVAYRYFSTAKRKFIIADTPGHEQYTRNMATGASTCDLAIILIDARYGVQTQTRRHSYIASLLGIKHIVIAVNKMDINGFDQNVFEAIKADYLKFADGIAFKPSTMAFVPMSALKGDNVVNKSERSPWYTGQSLMEILETVEIANDRNYTDLRFPVQYVNRPNLNFRGFAGTLASGIVHKGDEVVVLPSGKSSRVKSIVTFEGELEHAGPGQAVTLTMEDEIDISRGDLLVHADNVPQVADAFDAMLVWMAEEPMLPGKKYDIKRATSYVPGSITSIVHRVDVNTLAEGPASSLQLNEIGRVKVSLDAAIALDGYDSNRTTGAFIVIDRLTNGTVAAGMIIAPPVNHGGASHHGKLAHVATEERALRFGQQPATVLFSGLSGAGKSTLAYAVERKLFDMGRAVFVLDGQNLRHDLNKGLPQDRAGRTENWRRAAHVARQFNEAGLLTLAAFVAPDAEGREQAKALIGSDRLLTVYVQASPLVCAERDPQGLYAAGGDNIPGESFPYDVPLNADLVIDTQALSLEDSVKQVLELLRQRGAI from the coding sequence ATGAGCCATCAATCTGATTTGATCAGCGAGGACATCCTCGCCTACCTGGGCCAGCACGAGCGCAAGGAAATGTTGCGCTTCCTGACCTGTGGCAACGTCGACGACGGTAAGAGCACCCTGATCGGGCGCCTGCTGCACGACTCCAAGATGATCTACGAAGATCACTTGGAAGCCATTACCCGCGATTCGAAGAAGTCCGGCACCACCGGTGACGATATCGACCTGGCCCTGCTGGTCGACGGCTTGCAGGCCGAGCGTGAGCAGGGCATCACCATTGATGTGGCTTACCGCTACTTCTCTACCGCCAAGCGCAAATTCATCATCGCCGACACGCCCGGCCATGAGCAGTACACCCGCAACATGGCTACGGGTGCGTCCACCTGTGACCTGGCGATCATTCTGATCGACGCGCGCTATGGCGTGCAGACCCAGACCCGTCGCCACAGCTACATCGCCTCGTTGCTGGGCATCAAGCACATCGTGATCGCCGTCAACAAGATGGATATCAACGGCTTCGACCAAAACGTCTTCGAGGCGATCAAGGCCGATTACCTGAAGTTCGCCGACGGCATCGCATTCAAGCCGAGCACCATGGCGTTCGTGCCGATGTCGGCGCTCAAGGGCGACAACGTGGTCAACAAGAGCGAGCGTTCGCCCTGGTACACCGGGCAGTCGTTGATGGAGATCCTCGAGACCGTCGAGATCGCCAACGACCGCAACTACACCGACCTGCGTTTCCCGGTGCAGTACGTCAACCGTCCGAACCTGAACTTCCGTGGCTTCGCCGGCACCCTGGCCAGCGGCATCGTGCACAAGGGCGACGAAGTCGTGGTGCTGCCGTCGGGCAAGAGCAGCCGCGTCAAATCCATCGTCACCTTCGAAGGTGAGCTGGAGCACGCCGGCCCCGGCCAGGCGGTGACCCTGACCATGGAAGACGAGATCGACATCTCGCGCGGCGACTTGCTGGTGCATGCCGACAACGTGCCGCAGGTGGCCGACGCCTTCGATGCCATGCTGGTGTGGATGGCCGAAGAACCGATGCTGCCGGGCAAGAAATACGACATCAAGCGCGCCACCAGTTACGTGCCGGGTTCCATCACCAGCATCGTGCACCGCGTGGACGTGAACACCCTGGCCGAAGGCCCGGCGAGTTCGTTGCAGTTGAACGAGATCGGCCGCGTCAAGGTCAGCCTCGACGCCGCCATCGCGCTGGACGGTTACGACAGCAACCGCACCACCGGCGCCTTCATTGTCATTGATCGTCTGACCAACGGCACCGTGGCGGCCGGCATGATCATCGCGCCGCCGGTGAACCATGGCGGTGCGTCGCACCACGGCAAGTTGGCCCATGTGGCAACCGAAGAGCGCGCGCTGCGCTTCGGCCAGCAACCGGCTACGGTGTTGTTCAGCGGGTTGTCGGGCGCCGGTAAGAGCACCCTGGCCTATGCGGTCGAGCGCAAGCTGTTCGATATGGGCCGTGCCGTGTTCGTGCTGGATGGCCAGAACCTGCGCCACGACCTCAACAAAGGGCTGCCGCAGGATCGCGCCGGGCGTACCGAGAACTGGCGGCGTGCCGCGCATGTGGCGCGTCAGTTCAACGAAGCCGGCCTGCTGACCCTGGCCGCGTTCGTCGCACCGGACGCCGAAGGTCGTGAACAGGCCAAGGCGCTGATTGGCAGCGACCGCCTGCTGACCGTTTACGTGCAGGCGTCGCCGCTGGTGTGCGCCGAGCGCGATCCGCAAGGCCTGTATGCCGCCGGTGGGGATAACATTCCTGGCGAGTCCTTCCCGTACGACGTGCCGTTGAACGCCGACCTGGTCATCGACACCCAGGCCCTGTCGCTGGAAGACAGCGTCAAGCAAGTGCTGGAACTGTTGCGTCAGCGCGGCGCGATCTAA
- a CDS encoding Nif3-like dinuclear metal center hexameric protein, with the protein MAVPLTTLVEEADRYLGSAKIADYCPNGLQVEGRPQVMRIVSGVTASQALLDAAVEAQADLVLVHHGYFWKGENPCITGMKQRRLKTLLKHDISLLAYHLPLDLHPDVGNNVQLARQLDITVEGPLDPDNLKVIGLVGSLAEPLSPRDFARRVQDVMGREPLLIEGSEMIRRIGWCTGGGQGYIDQAIAAGVDLFLSGEASEQTFHSARENDVSFIAAGHHATERYGVQALGDYLARRFALEHLFIDCPNPI; encoded by the coding sequence ATGGCCGTCCCCCTTACCACCCTCGTCGAGGAAGCGGACCGCTACCTCGGCAGTGCAAAAATTGCTGATTACTGCCCCAACGGCCTGCAGGTCGAGGGTCGTCCGCAGGTGATGCGCATCGTCAGCGGCGTGACCGCCAGTCAGGCGCTGCTGGATGCCGCCGTCGAGGCCCAGGCCGATCTGGTGCTGGTTCACCATGGTTATTTCTGGAAAGGCGAAAACCCGTGCATCACCGGCATGAAGCAACGTCGCCTGAAAACCCTGCTCAAGCACGACATCAGCCTGCTGGCCTACCACCTGCCGCTGGACCTGCACCCCGACGTCGGCAATAACGTGCAGCTGGCGCGGCAGTTGGACATCACCGTCGAAGGCCCGCTGGACCCGGATAACCTGAAAGTTATCGGTCTGGTCGGCTCCCTTGCCGAGCCCTTGTCGCCCCGCGATTTCGCCCGCCGCGTGCAGGACGTCATGGGCCGCGAGCCGCTGCTGATCGAGGGCAGCGAGATGATCCGCCGCATCGGCTGGTGCACCGGCGGCGGTCAGGGCTATATCGACCAGGCGATCGCCGCCGGTGTCGATCTGTTCCTCAGCGGCGAGGCGTCCGAGCAGACCTTCCACAGCGCCCGCGAAAACGACGTCAGCTTCATTGCCGCCGGCCATCACGCCACCGAGCGTTACGGCGTACAGGCGCTGGGCGATTACCTGGCGCGGCGCTTTGCCTTGGAGCATTTATTCATCGATTGCCCCAACCCGATCTGA